A stretch of Bos mutus isolate GX-2022 chromosome 8, NWIPB_WYAK_1.1, whole genome shotgun sequence DNA encodes these proteins:
- the LOC102269017 gene encoding double homeobox protein 4C-like, translating into MSSEESFSGPAPESQEGQRRRRTKYDKNQSKILFEAFKSDAYPDINVRMALAERIKVPEPRIQGLPSGWAYKEATVVVLEGKGEAWQNWTRVWFQNRRARDPRSRKNTKEKARPLVPEPIHGRVGAPVPRPSQGGLCAPNCPCQQCLLAAQKNASLFSSKPGNASDQADFGGYVGNPSMNMASHNLPTAADEPSGDLLYSLSSSFSLHCFSSGFNPKILNASQQSSPQLEAGCAETYVGDPEQFLAQGDEPPQGYGQCPPSGEQQPWWNWQPSPAPKPEMEFEQPLSQSLEAAVPPWSCWSLPPTPASSPPQPPLPQELCSHPASSQPFPKKARANMRNLFHPYL; encoded by the exons ATGTCTTCGGAGG AGTCTTTTTCTGGACCTGCTCCAGAGTCTCAAGAAGGCCAGAGGCGCAGGAGAACCAAGTACGACAAAAATCAGTCCAAGATTCTTTTTGAGGCTTTCAAAAGTGACGCTTACCCCGATATTAATGTCAGAATGGCTCTGGCTGAGCGAATCAAGGTTCCTGAGCCAAGAATCCAG GGCTTGCCTAGTGGCTGGGCCTATAAAGAGGCCACTGTTGTGGTCCTGGAGGGCAAAGGGGAGGCCTGGCAGAACTGGACCAGG GTGTGGTTTCAGAACAGAAGAGCTCGAGATCCTCGATCTCGCAAGAACACAAAGGAAAAGGCACGCCCCCTGGTTCCAGAACCCATTCATGGAAGAGTTGGCGCCCCAGTTCCAAGACCCAGTCAGGGTGGACTCTGTGCCCCCAACTGCCCTTGCCAGCAGTGTCTCCTGGCGGCCCAGAAGAATGCCAGTTTATTTTCCTCGAAGCCAGGGAATGCTTCTGATCAAGCTGATTTTGGTGGGTATGTTGGTAACCCGAGCATGAATATGGCCTCGCATAACCTGCCAACTGCAGCTGATGAGCCTTCCGGAGACCTGCTCTACTCTTTGTCCTCGAGCTTCAGCCTCCACTGTTTCTCCTCAGGCTTCAACCCCAAAATTCTCAATGCTTCCCAACAGTCCTCTCCACAACTGGAAGCTGGCTGTGCAGAGACTTATGTGGGGGACCCCGAGCAGTTCCTGGCTCAAGGGGATGAGCCCCCGCAGGGATACGGGCAGTGTCCCCCCTCTGGTGAACAGCAGCCATGGTGGAACTGGCAGCCTTCGCCTGCTCCGAAGCCAGAGATGGAATTCGAGCAGCCACTGTCCCAGAGCCTGGAGGCCGCTGTGCCTCCGTGGTCCTGTTGGTCACTTCCACCTACTCCGGCCTCTTCACCTCCTCAACCCCCTCTGCCCCAGGAGCTGTGTTCCCATCCTGCTTCTTCTCAGCCCTTTCCAAAGAAGGCACGTGCCAATATGAGGAACCTGTTCCATCCCTACCTCTGA